Proteins encoded together in one Corallococcus caeni window:
- a CDS encoding class I SAM-dependent methyltransferase, which translates to MANAISKTAYYTLACRAEDARQPRPLCGDTFASRFMDDEARQVWARFQSFHKANTSNAARHQIIDARVQEELDRAPDARVVVLGAGFDTRAYRLRGGRWLEVDEPAIITLKDAKLPVTEAKNPLERLSIDFGAESLASKLAPYQDSRRTHVIIEGVLMYLSNAQRRDMLAVLAQVFPRHAVYCDLMRATFQRQYSRDLHAVLASMGASFQDMTDTPEAPFLEAGYTAAGFTSVPLRSLELAGKRGPAFIVRRFMPQVRDGYRIWKFERS; encoded by the coding sequence ATGGCCAATGCCATTTCAAAGACCGCCTATTACACCCTGGCCTGCCGGGCGGAGGACGCACGCCAGCCCCGGCCGCTGTGTGGTGACACCTTCGCCTCCCGCTTCATGGATGACGAGGCGCGGCAGGTCTGGGCCCGCTTCCAGTCCTTCCACAAGGCCAACACCAGCAACGCCGCGCGGCATCAGATCATCGACGCGCGGGTGCAGGAGGAGCTGGACCGCGCTCCCGATGCGCGGGTGGTGGTGCTGGGCGCGGGCTTCGACACGCGGGCCTACCGGCTTCGCGGGGGCCGGTGGCTGGAGGTGGACGAGCCCGCCATCATCACGCTCAAGGACGCGAAGCTCCCGGTGACGGAGGCGAAGAACCCGCTCGAGCGCCTGTCCATCGACTTCGGGGCGGAGTCGCTCGCGAGCAAGCTCGCGCCCTACCAGGACTCGCGGCGCACGCACGTCATCATCGAGGGCGTGCTCATGTACCTGTCGAACGCGCAGCGCCGGGACATGCTCGCGGTGCTCGCGCAGGTGTTCCCCCGCCACGCCGTGTATTGCGACCTGATGCGCGCCACCTTCCAGCGCCAGTACAGCCGCGACCTGCACGCGGTGCTCGCCAGCATGGGCGCGTCCTTCCAGGACATGACGGACACGCCGGAGGCCCCCTTCCTGGAGGCGGGCTACACGGCCGCGGGATTCACCTCCGTCCCGCTGCGCTCGCTGGAGCTGGCCGGCAAGCGCGGCCCGGCGTTCATCGTCCGCCGGTTCATGCCCCAGGTCCGCGACGGCTACCGCATCTGGAAGTTCGAGCGGAGCTGA
- a CDS encoding DMT family transporter yields the protein MSASVPTHPQAVTPTFNRAWLTPLELGGLAAIWGASFLFLRIAAPAFGPIPLVALRLVLGSAVLMPFLWRARSAFRPALWPRLALVGVINAAVPFSLFAWAARQAPAGVGAITNSMAVLFTALVAFVFYGERIGGRRAVALLVGFSGVVVLASGKAAGSSVAWAAAAGTTGAFLYGIGANLVRRHLTGLPAAAVAAATLACGAVLLLPFAVATWPTEPIGPRPWLAATALGILCTGLGYAVFYRLIQRIGAARAVVVTYLVPLFAVAWAWLLLGEPLTPTMLVAGTLILGSVALGQPPAAPKTK from the coding sequence ATGAGCGCTTCCGTTCCCACCCATCCCCAGGCCGTGACTCCTACCTTCAACCGGGCGTGGCTCACGCCCCTGGAGTTGGGCGGGCTGGCCGCCATCTGGGGCGCGTCCTTCCTGTTCCTGCGCATCGCGGCGCCGGCCTTCGGTCCCATTCCCCTGGTGGCGCTGCGCCTGGTGCTGGGCTCGGCGGTGCTGATGCCCTTCCTCTGGCGCGCACGCTCGGCCTTCCGCCCCGCGCTGTGGCCCCGGCTGGCGCTGGTGGGCGTCATCAACGCGGCGGTGCCCTTCTCGCTCTTCGCCTGGGCCGCGCGGCAGGCCCCCGCGGGCGTCGGCGCCATCACCAACAGCATGGCGGTGCTCTTCACGGCCCTGGTGGCGTTCGTCTTCTACGGCGAGCGCATCGGGGGCCGGCGCGCGGTGGCGCTGCTCGTGGGCTTCTCCGGGGTGGTGGTGCTGGCCAGCGGCAAGGCCGCGGGCTCGAGCGTCGCCTGGGCCGCGGCGGCGGGGACCACGGGCGCGTTCCTCTATGGCATCGGCGCGAACCTGGTGCGCCGCCACCTCACCGGACTGCCGGCCGCCGCGGTCGCCGCCGCCACGCTGGCCTGCGGCGCGGTGCTGCTGCTGCCCTTCGCGGTGGCCACGTGGCCCACGGAGCCCATCGGCCCGCGGCCCTGGCTGGCGGCGACGGCGCTGGGCATCCTCTGCACCGGCCTGGGGTACGCGGTGTTCTACCGCCTCATCCAGCGCATCGGGGCGGCGCGCGCTGTCGTCGTCACCTATCTGGTGCCGCTGTTCGCGGTGGCCTGGGCCTGGCTGCTGCTGGGCGAGCCGCTGACGCCCACCATGCTGGTGGCGGGCACGCTCATCCTGGGCAGCGTGGCGCTGGGGCAGCCGCCCGCGGCGCCGAAGACGAAGTGA
- a CDS encoding MarR family winged helix-turn-helix transcriptional regulator: protein MGSHSNRTPPPADVSGEVRAAMDSVRRLVRLLRVSARASERLVGISGAQLFILQELAESGPCSINALAERTLTHQSSVSVVVTKLIEQGLVSRRRSDEDGRRVEVALEPRGRALVRKAPPMAQARLISGLRGLEPDVRAGLVQGLDAWVRALGLHGDEAPLFFEDESSRPKRRGKTQEPTDEEA, encoded by the coding sequence ATGGGCTCCCATTCAAATCGAACGCCGCCGCCTGCGGACGTCTCGGGCGAGGTGCGCGCGGCCATGGACAGCGTGCGGCGGCTGGTGCGCCTGCTGCGGGTCTCCGCTCGTGCTTCCGAGCGGCTGGTGGGCATCAGCGGCGCCCAGCTCTTCATCCTCCAGGAGCTGGCGGAGTCCGGGCCCTGCTCCATCAACGCGCTCGCGGAGCGCACGCTCACGCACCAGAGCAGCGTGTCAGTCGTCGTCACGAAGCTGATTGAACAGGGGCTGGTGAGCCGCCGCCGCTCCGACGAGGACGGCCGCCGCGTGGAGGTCGCGCTGGAGCCCAGGGGCCGCGCGCTGGTGCGCAAGGCGCCGCCCATGGCCCAGGCCCGGCTCATCTCCGGACTGCGCGGCCTGGAGCCTGACGTGCGCGCGGGGCTGGTCCAGGGACTGGACGCCTGGGTGCGCGCGCTGGGGCTGCACGGGGACGAAGCCCCGCTCTTTTTCGAAGACGAATCCTCGCGCCCGAAGCGGCGCGGCAAGACACAGGAGCCTACGGATGAAGAAGCCTGA
- a CDS encoding chloride channel protein codes for MKKPDAERIEEGLGERPEERSGLPVAPSMGPALASLRTPTASVAVDSRTVFISVLAVGLAVAAGLVAQGLGTLIHFVTNLAFFGRLSVQPVSPGDNTLGGWVVLVPVAGAVIVGLMARYGSRAIRGHGIPEAMEQVLFNQSRIPPRMTLLKPLSSAIAIGTGGPFGAEGPIIATGGALGSLLGQGLHVTADERKALLAAGAAAGMAATFGAPVSAVLLAVELLLFEFKPRSVIPVALATATATGVRIAFVGGAPAFAIPDLTTPSGTALVFYGVLGLVIGAASVVCTRAVYWLEDAFEKLPLHWMWWPALGGIVVGVVGLLSPRTLGVGYTNIEDILSGRFVGTAMLVFCALKFISWSVALGSGTSGGTLAPLFTLGGGLGSGLGLLATQLFPGLGVDVRVAALVGMAALFAGASRALLASVVFAFETTRQPMGLLPLLTGCAASYLVSALLMRHSIMTEKLARRGVRIPTELGADALGQALVRDHGLKPVVTLQADMLLEEVRAWLTTEAAGSRHQGFPVVSREGALVGVVTRRDLLDGQDSAGRRMKDVVKRAPAVVFDDNSLREAADLMMDEGVGRLPVVSRARPEHVVGILTRSDLLGGHRQRLTNARTRERGIGGARPASPRPA; via the coding sequence ATGAAGAAGCCTGACGCTGAACGCATCGAGGAGGGCCTGGGCGAGCGGCCGGAGGAACGGTCCGGCCTCCCCGTGGCCCCGTCGATGGGCCCCGCGCTCGCCAGCCTGCGCACCCCCACCGCCTCCGTGGCGGTGGACTCGCGCACGGTGTTCATCAGCGTCCTGGCGGTGGGGCTCGCGGTCGCCGCCGGCCTGGTGGCGCAGGGGCTGGGCACGCTCATCCACTTCGTGACGAACCTGGCCTTCTTCGGGCGCCTGTCCGTGCAGCCGGTGTCTCCCGGCGACAACACGCTGGGAGGCTGGGTGGTGCTCGTGCCCGTGGCGGGCGCAGTCATCGTGGGGCTGATGGCGCGCTACGGTTCGCGGGCCATCCGGGGCCACGGCATCCCGGAGGCCATGGAGCAGGTGCTCTTCAACCAGAGCCGCATCCCGCCCCGGATGACGCTGCTCAAGCCGCTGTCGTCGGCCATCGCCATCGGCACGGGCGGCCCGTTCGGCGCGGAGGGGCCCATCATCGCCACGGGCGGCGCGCTGGGGTCGCTCCTGGGACAGGGGCTCCACGTCACGGCGGACGAGCGCAAAGCGCTGCTCGCCGCGGGCGCCGCCGCGGGCATGGCCGCCACGTTCGGCGCGCCGGTGTCCGCCGTGCTCCTCGCCGTGGAGCTGCTGCTCTTCGAGTTCAAGCCCCGCTCCGTCATCCCCGTGGCCCTGGCCACCGCGACCGCGACGGGCGTGCGCATCGCCTTCGTGGGCGGCGCGCCCGCGTTCGCCATCCCGGACCTGACCACGCCGTCCGGCACGGCGCTCGTGTTCTACGGCGTGCTGGGCCTGGTGATCGGAGCCGCGTCCGTGGTGTGCACGCGCGCGGTGTACTGGCTGGAGGACGCGTTCGAGAAGCTGCCCCTGCACTGGATGTGGTGGCCCGCGCTGGGCGGCATCGTCGTGGGCGTGGTGGGCCTGCTGTCCCCGCGCACGCTGGGCGTGGGCTACACCAACATCGAGGACATCCTGTCCGGCCGCTTCGTGGGGACGGCGATGCTCGTCTTCTGCGCGCTCAAGTTCATCTCCTGGTCCGTCGCGCTGGGGAGCGGGACGTCCGGCGGCACGCTGGCGCCCCTCTTCACGCTGGGCGGAGGCCTGGGCTCCGGCCTGGGGCTGCTCGCCACGCAGCTGTTCCCCGGCCTGGGCGTGGACGTGCGCGTCGCGGCGCTGGTGGGCATGGCCGCCCTCTTCGCCGGAGCGTCCCGCGCGCTGCTGGCGTCGGTGGTGTTCGCCTTCGAGACCACGCGGCAGCCCATGGGCCTGCTGCCGCTGCTCACCGGCTGCGCGGCGTCCTACCTGGTGTCCGCGCTGCTCATGCGTCACTCCATCATGACGGAGAAGCTGGCCCGTCGCGGCGTCCGCATCCCCACGGAGCTGGGCGCGGACGCGCTGGGCCAGGCGCTCGTGCGCGACCACGGCCTCAAGCCCGTGGTGACGTTGCAGGCGGACATGCTCCTGGAGGAGGTGCGCGCGTGGCTCACGACCGAGGCCGCGGGCTCCCGCCACCAGGGCTTCCCCGTCGTCTCCCGCGAAGGGGCGCTCGTGGGCGTCGTCACCCGGAGGGACCTGCTGGACGGCCAGGACAGCGCCGGACGGCGGATGAAGGACGTGGTGAAGCGGGCCCCAGCGGTCGTCTTCGACGACAACTCGCTGCGCGAGGCGGCGGACCTGATGATGGACGAGGGCGTGGGCCGCCTGCCCGTCGTCTCCCGCGCACGGCCGGAGCACGTCGTGGGCATCCTCACCCGAAGCGATCTGCTCGGGGGCCACCGTCAGCGGCTGACGAACGCCCGCACGCGGGAGCGCGGCATCGGCGGCGCGCGGCCTGCATCCCCACGGCCCGCCTGA
- a CDS encoding LysR substrate-binding domain-containing protein — protein MTLRTDLLPALAAFESAARHQNFARAAEELHLTASAVSHHVRKLEDRLGVVLFQRHARGVALTAEGRQLADAASSALSDMDNVLGSLKHSRDEDSVVRVTTVHSLTYAWLLPRMSGFTALHPRVRIHVDTEMALTRFDEGGPDLGIRYGQPPWPGLSAQPLMDDALFPVASPRLAGIEHVREAADVAKLPLIGDLSRQGWQDWFRSADVRGVRVEERYSFSDTTGALMAAVQGLGAALAREKIVTPYFADGRLIRLAGPIVPTRASYFVVHPSHRRLRPAARLFCDWLLAQRDRPDPPVPAATQGVAPPRRKAPQ, from the coding sequence ATGACCCTGCGCACCGACCTGCTCCCCGCCCTGGCGGCCTTCGAGTCCGCCGCCCGCCACCAGAACTTCGCCCGCGCGGCGGAGGAGCTGCACCTGACCGCCAGCGCGGTCAGCCACCACGTCCGCAAGCTGGAGGACCGGCTGGGGGTCGTGCTCTTCCAGCGGCATGCCCGGGGCGTGGCGCTGACGGCCGAGGGGCGCCAGCTCGCGGACGCCGCCAGCTCCGCGCTGTCGGACATGGACAACGTGCTCGGGAGTCTCAAGCACTCGCGGGACGAGGACTCCGTGGTGCGAGTGACCACCGTGCACTCGCTGACGTACGCGTGGCTGCTGCCGCGCATGTCAGGCTTCACGGCCCTGCACCCGCGCGTCCGGATCCACGTGGACACGGAGATGGCGCTCACCCGCTTCGACGAGGGCGGGCCGGACCTGGGCATCCGCTACGGCCAGCCCCCGTGGCCGGGCCTGAGCGCGCAGCCCCTGATGGACGACGCCCTGTTCCCCGTGGCCTCGCCGCGGCTCGCGGGCATCGAGCACGTGCGCGAGGCGGCGGACGTGGCGAAGCTCCCGCTCATCGGGGACCTCAGCCGCCAGGGCTGGCAGGACTGGTTCCGCTCGGCGGACGTTCGCGGGGTGCGCGTCGAGGAGCGCTACAGCTTCAGCGACACCACCGGCGCGCTGATGGCGGCGGTGCAGGGCCTGGGCGCGGCGCTGGCGCGCGAGAAGATCGTCACGCCCTACTTCGCGGACGGCCGGCTCATCCGGCTGGCCGGGCCCATCGTGCCCACCCGCGCCAGCTACTTCGTGGTCCATCCCTCGCACCGGCGGCTGCGCCCGGCCGCGCGCCTCTTCTGCGACTGGCTCCTGGCCCAGCGCGACCGCCCGGACCCGCCGGTTCCGGCCGCGACCCAAGGCGTCGCACCTCCGCGCAGGAAGGCCCCTCAATGA